CCAAGGCCGAAGCACTGGCAGCCGAGCGGGAGGAAGACCGGGTCCGGCAGGACCGCGTGGTCAAGGAACTCAGCGGCGCGATGCGCTCTTTGGCATCGGGCGATCTGACCCGGTCGCTGGATGAGCCCTTCCCCGAAGCCTATGAGGAACTTCGCCAGGATTTCAACGCGACGGTCGAGACGCTGAACGACCTGATGGGGTCGGTGGTCGAGAACGCGACCGAGATCCATACCCGCGCCGAAGAGATCAACTCCGCCTCCGACGACCTGTCGCAGCGGACCGAAAACCAGGCCGCCACCCTGGAAGAAACGGCGGCCGCCCTCGATGAACTCACGTCGAGCGTTCGCGCCGCGGCCGACGGGGCCGCCGAGGTCGAGGCCGTGGTGAAAGACGCGCGAAATGGGGCGGAGGAAAGCGGCCGGGTCGTGACCGATGCCATCGATGCGATGTCCGGGATCAAGCGCTCTTCCGACGAGATTGGTCAGATCATCGGCGTGATCGAGGATATCGCGTTCCAGACCAACCTTCTTGCCTTGAATGCGGGGGTCGAGGCCGCCCGGGCAGGCGAAGCGGGCCGGGGGTTTGCGGTCGTCGCCTCGGAAGTTCGGGCGCTGGCGCAGCGGTCCTCCGACGCGGCCAAGGAGATCAAGCACCTGATCTCGACCAGTTCCGATCAGGTGGATTCGGGCGTGTCCCTCGTGAACCGGACCGGGGATGCGCTGGCCGACATCGTCGAGCGGGTGAGCAATATCGCCGAACTGATCAGCGATATCGCCTCTGGTTCGCAGGAGCAGTCGGTCGGGATCGGCGAGATCAATGTGGGGGTGACCGAGCTTGACAAGGTCACCCAGCAGAACGCCGCCATGGTCGAGGAAGCGACCGCCGCCTCCACGACGCTGAAGCAGGAGGCCGCGAATCTGCAAGGCCTCGTCGCCCGCTTCCGTCTGCGGGGCGGGGTCGGGCACGCCGCAGAGGTCAGCGTGCCGGTTCTGCAATTCAGCCGCAGCGCGGCACGAGAATCCACGACCCGCGCCGCTGCGGCGCCGCGCGTGTCCTTTGAAACGAAACATGCCGTGAACGAAAGCGCTTGGCAGGATTTCTGAGACCGCGTGGCAGCGCGCGACCGGAGTGCCAGAGAAGAAGAGGTTCCAGATGCGAGTGATGATCGCTGATCCGCAGGAAGAAGGCAGAAACCGGCTCGCGGCGGCCGTCGACTCCATGCGTGCCGTGTCGTTGGGACTGTGCGTCTCCAGCCTGACGGAGGTCTACCACGCCGCCGAAAGCCGGCCCCCGCAAGTGGTGATTGTCGCCGAAGAACTTGCGCGGCTGCCGGAATTCGAGGTGCTGCTGACCCTCTTCAAGGCCCTGAGCATCCGGTGTGTCGTGATTGCCGACAGCCATGCCAGCGTGCAGCGGCTGAGTTCGGCCATGACAGGCCCGGACGTGGCCATCACCCATCGTGGCGTCAGCGACGGGGAACTTCGGGAATCCCTGCTGCAGGTGCATCTGGGGCGCGGTGCAAAGCAGGCGCCGCAGGCGCACCCGAAGTCCGGGCTTTCGTTCCAGACCGGCAAGATCATCCTCATCGGCGCCTCGACCGGGGGCGTCGACGCCCTGATCAACGTGCTTGACTGCTTCCCGGTGAATTGTCCGCCGACGCTGATTGTCCAGCACACAAGCGGCACCTTCAGTTCCGGGCTTGCGCGGCTGCTTGACCGCAACACCGCAGCCCGGGTGGTCGAGGCCGAGGATCGCCAGATGCTGACCGCGGGGACTGTGCTGCTTGCCCCCGGTAAGGAGCATCATCTTGAGGTCGGGGCCGGCAAGGGGCTGCACTGCCGCCTGCGGGAAGGGCCCTTGCGCTCCGGGCATCGCCCGTCGGTCGATGCGCTGTTCGAGTCCGCCGTTTCGATCGCGCCGCGGGTCACCGCCGCGATCCTGACGGGCATGGGCCGTGACGGGGCGGAGGGCCTGCTCGCCCTCAGAAAGGCCGGGGCCCACACGATCGGGCAGAACAAGGCGACGTCCCTTGTCTACGGCATGCCGAGGGCGGCCTACGAATTGGGAGCGGTGGCAAGCCAGCTGCCCCTGGATGCGATCGGAGAAGCGATCTTGGATAATTGCAGTCGGCGGAGCGCAGCATGAGGGCAGAACAGAATATGCGGACCACCGCGCGCAGCGAGTGGGATACGGGGCGGATCGTGCCCGTCGTGCAGGGCGAATACCGGGTTTCGCGCGATGCCGATGTCATTCTGTCCACGGTCCTGGGGTCGTGCATTGCGGCATGTGTCTTCGACCCGGTTGCGAAACTTGGCGGCATGAACCATTTCCTGCTGCCCGGCGATGACGGCGAAGGCAAGACCGAGCTGAAATACGGCGCGATGTCCATGGAACTTCTGATCAACGAATTGCTGAAGGCCGGCGCGCGGCGGACCGAGATGAAGGTCAAGCTGTTCGGCGGGGCCCGGGTCAGTGCGGCATTCAAGGATATCGGCGAAAAGAACGTGATCTTTGCCCGCTCCTACCTCAAGCGGGAGGGGTTCGAGGTGGTGTCGGAGAGTCTGGGCGGCCAGCAGGCACGGCGCCTGCATTTCCGGCCCGCGACAGGGGCTGCCCGTCTTGTCCTGCTGCCGCCGACAGAGGCCCCGGCAGAGCGGACACCGCCGAGACCGCCCAAAGCGAAGCCCGATCTGGGGATCACGCTGTTCTGAGACAGCCGCCCCCCGGGTGCGAATGCGGTACGAAAGAATGCGCCGTCGCCGCAAGGCGGCGCGCGCGCATGGACGTATCGCGAACGCGCCGCAGGCCCGCTTTGCCGCACTCTGTCCGCATGAAATGCGCTTTCACCGCGTTTGGCCGCAACCGCGGGGGTGTGGCGTCCTGAAAGTGCCAGTTTTTTGGGCTTTCGTTTCGCAATTCCCACGGGCGAAAGCGCAATTCGGTTGCCGCGGGTCAAGCCGGCAAATAGCTTAACCACCATGAGCGAGACGGATATATTCGACGAGATGTGGGGCCGGGACGAGGCCTTGCGTCGGCCCTATGCGCGGTTTCAGAACTGGTTCGAGGGGGAAGACATTTCCCGTTTGCGCGCCAAGCAGCGCGAGGCCGAGGAAGTCTTTCGGCTGACGGGCATTACCTTCAACGTCTACGGCCGTGCCGAGGCCGAGGAACGCCTGATCCCGTTCGACATCATTCCGCGGATCATTTCGGGCCACGAATGGCAAAAGCTCTCCCGCGGGATCGAGCAGCGGGTGAGGGCGATCAACGCCTTCCTCTACGACATCTACCACCGCCAGGAAATCGTGAAGGCCGGCCGTATCCCGGCAGAGGCGATTTCCCGGAATGATGCCTTCCTGCCCGAGATGATCGGGGTCAAGCCGCCCGGGGGCGTCTATACCCATATCGTCGGTATCGATCTCGTGCGCACCGGTGACGACCAGTTCTATGTGCTTGAGGACAATGCCCGCACGCCCAGCGGCGTCAGCTACATGCTGGAAAACCGCGAAACGATGCTGCAGATGTTCCCCGAACTTTTTGCGCAGAACCGGGTGCAGCCGGTGCAGACCTATCCGGCCGACCTGCGCCGGTCGCTGGCCGCCTGTGCGCCGGGCGATGTCGAGGAAAAACCCACGGTCGCGGTGCTGACCCCGGGCATCTACAACTCCGCCTATTTCGAACATGCATTCCTTGCCGACCAGATGGGCGTGGAACTGGTCGAGGGGCATGACCTGCGCATTGTCGACGGCAAGGTCGCGATGCGCACGACCGAAGGCTATCGGCCCATCGATGTTCTCTACCGCCGGGTGGATGACGAATTCCTCGATCCGCTGAACTTCAATCCCGAAAGTGCGCTGGGCATTCCCGGTATCATGGATGTCTATCGCGCCGGCCGGATCACGATTGCCAATGCGCCGGGCACCGGTATTGCCGACGACAAGGCGATCTACAGCTACATGCCGGAGATCGTGGAATTCTACACCGGCGAGAAGGCGATCCTTGAAAACGTGCCGACATGGCGCTGTTCGGAACCCGACGCGCTGGCCTATGTTCTCGACAACCTCGAAGATCTGGTGGTGAAGGAGGTTCACGGCTCCGGCGGTTACGGCATGCTGATCGGGCCGACGGCGACCAAGAAGGATATCGCGGAGTTCCGCAAGAAGCTGACATCGCGGCCCGGAAACTATATCGCGCAGCCGACTCTGTCGCTCTCGACCGTGCCGATCTTCACGCGCAAAGGGCTGGCCCCCCGGCATGTCGATCTGCGCCCCTTCGTGCTGGTCAGCCCCGCCGGGATCAGGATCACGCCCGGCGGTCTGACCCGCGTGGCGCTGAAGAAAGGGTCGCTCGTGGTCAACTCCTCCCAAGGGGGCGGGACCAAGGATACCTGGGTGCTCGAGGACTGACGCGATGCTTGGCAAGACCGCAAATGGCCTCTTCTGGATGTACCGGTATCTGGAACGTGCCGAGAACTTTTCCCGCCTTGTCGAAACCGGCCAGCGCATTGCGCTGACGCGGCTCGATACGCCCGATGACGAATGGACATCGGTCCTGCAGACCACCGATGGCGAAAAGGCGTTCCGGGAACATTACGATACCGTGACCAAGGAAGCGGTGATCGACTGGATGCTTCGGTCGAAGGAAAACCCGTCCTCCGTGCTGTCCGCCATAGGATCGGCGCGAAAGAACGCCCGCATGGTGCGCACCGCGTTGACCCATGACGTTTGGGAGGCGGTAAACGGCAGTTACATGAAGATCACCGATGCCCTCTCCCGAAAGGTGAACGAGCGCGATCTTCCCGCGGTGATCGACCTGATCAAGGCGCGTACGGCCCTGGTGCGGGGCACGACGCAGGGCACGCTCTTGCGCAACGACATTTTCAATTTCGCCCGCATCGGCACCTATCTTGAACGCGCCGACAACATCGCGCGCATCCTGGACGTGAAGTATTACGTCTTGCTGCCCTCGGTGAATGCGGTCGGGTCTTCCATCGACAATGTCCAATGGGAAACGATCCTGAGCGCGGTTTCTGCACGCGGCGGATTCCGGATGGTTCATGGCGGACAGGCCACCGCGCGCGACGTGGCGGAATTCATGATCCTCGACCGCAAGATGCCGCGCAGCCTGAAATTCGCCGTCTCCAAGATCAACGACAATATGCAGTATCTTGCGGCGGACTATGGTGTGCGCCATGCCTCGCACGAGCTTCTGGACCGGTTGAACGAGCGGTTCATGGTCAACGATATCGACGCCATCGTTGATTCGGGGCTGCATGAATACCTGCAAAACCTCATGGCGGCGCTGGGCGAGTTGGGCCGGCAGATCGAGGTTGATTACAGGTTCTATGAGTGACGCGATGCGGCTGAAGATCACACATACCACGCGCTATATCTTTGATGACCCGGTCATCTACGGGCTTCAGCAACTGCGCAAGACGCCCAAGAACAGCCACCAGCAGACGGTTCTTTACTGGACCACGGTGGTCGAGGGCGGGCGCAAGGAAGTCACGTTCGAGGATCACCACAACAACACTGTGGACCTGATCAGTTTTGAGAAAGAAGTGACCGAACTGGTGGTTCAGTGCACCGGCGAGGTGCAACTTGAAGACACCAACGGTGTTGTCGGGCTGCATCGGGGGCCTGCACCGCTTTGGCTGTTCCGCCGCGCCACGAAGCGGACGAAGCCGGGCCAAGGGTGCCGTGGAATCGTGCGTTTGGTCGAGGGTGAGGGCGAACTTGACCGGTTGCACGCATTGTCGGGGATCATCCTTGAGAAGGTCCCCTACAAGGTCGGCGTGTCCCACGCGGGTTGGACCGCGGAAGAGGCCGTCGCGGAAGGGGCGGGCGTCTGTCAGGATCACGCGCATATCTTCGTTGCCTGCGCGCGCGAGATGGGGATCCCGGCACGCTATGTCTCCGGCTATCTGATGATGGATGGCCTGACACAGCAGGAGGCCTCCCATGCCTGGGCCGAGGCTTACGTCGAGGGGCTGGGCTGGGTCGGTTTCGATGTCTCGAACGAGATTTGTCCCGACGAGCGCTACGTGCGCGTTGCAACCGGGCTTG
The genomic region above belongs to Rhodovulum sp. P5 and contains:
- a CDS encoding chemotaxis protein CheD, with the protein product MRAEQNMRTTARSEWDTGRIVPVVQGEYRVSRDADVILSTVLGSCIAACVFDPVAKLGGMNHFLLPGDDGEGKTELKYGAMSMELLINELLKAGARRTEMKVKLFGGARVSAAFKDIGEKNVIFARSYLKREGFEVVSESLGGQQARRLHFRPATGAARLVLLPPTEAPAERTPPRPPKAKPDLGITLF
- a CDS encoding alpha-E domain-containing protein yields the protein MLGKTANGLFWMYRYLERAENFSRLVETGQRIALTRLDTPDDEWTSVLQTTDGEKAFREHYDTVTKEAVIDWMLRSKENPSSVLSAIGSARKNARMVRTALTHDVWEAVNGSYMKITDALSRKVNERDLPAVIDLIKARTALVRGTTQGTLLRNDIFNFARIGTYLERADNIARILDVKYYVLLPSVNAVGSSIDNVQWETILSAVSARGGFRMVHGGQATARDVAEFMILDRKMPRSLKFAVSKINDNMQYLAADYGVRHASHELLDRLNERFMVNDIDAIVDSGLHEYLQNLMAALGELGRQIEVDYRFYE
- a CDS encoding transglutaminase family protein; its protein translation is MRLKITHTTRYIFDDPVIYGLQQLRKTPKNSHQQTVLYWTTVVEGGRKEVTFEDHHNNTVDLISFEKEVTELVVQCTGEVQLEDTNGVVGLHRGPAPLWLFRRATKRTKPGQGCRGIVRLVEGEGELDRLHALSGIILEKVPYKVGVSHAGWTAEEAVAEGAGVCQDHAHIFVACAREMGIPARYVSGYLMMDGLTQQEASHAWAEAYVEGLGWVGFDVSNEICPDERYVRVATGLDYDEAAPVRGSRQGGSGEALSVQIEVAQQ
- a CDS encoding circularly permuted type 2 ATP-grasp protein; this encodes MSETDIFDEMWGRDEALRRPYARFQNWFEGEDISRLRAKQREAEEVFRLTGITFNVYGRAEAEERLIPFDIIPRIISGHEWQKLSRGIEQRVRAINAFLYDIYHRQEIVKAGRIPAEAISRNDAFLPEMIGVKPPGGVYTHIVGIDLVRTGDDQFYVLEDNARTPSGVSYMLENRETMLQMFPELFAQNRVQPVQTYPADLRRSLAACAPGDVEEKPTVAVLTPGIYNSAYFEHAFLADQMGVELVEGHDLRIVDGKVAMRTTEGYRPIDVLYRRVDDEFLDPLNFNPESALGIPGIMDVYRAGRITIANAPGTGIADDKAIYSYMPEIVEFYTGEKAILENVPTWRCSEPDALAYVLDNLEDLVVKEVHGSGGYGMLIGPTATKKDIAEFRKKLTSRPGNYIAQPTLSLSTVPIFTRKGLAPRHVDLRPFVLVSPAGIRITPGGLTRVALKKGSLVVNSSQGGGTKDTWVLED
- a CDS encoding CheB methylesterase domain-containing protein, yielding MRVMIADPQEEGRNRLAAAVDSMRAVSLGLCVSSLTEVYHAAESRPPQVVIVAEELARLPEFEVLLTLFKALSIRCVVIADSHASVQRLSSAMTGPDVAITHRGVSDGELRESLLQVHLGRGAKQAPQAHPKSGLSFQTGKIILIGASTGGVDALINVLDCFPVNCPPTLIVQHTSGTFSSGLARLLDRNTAARVVEAEDRQMLTAGTVLLAPGKEHHLEVGAGKGLHCRLREGPLRSGHRPSVDALFESAVSIAPRVTAAILTGMGRDGAEGLLALRKAGAHTIGQNKATSLVYGMPRAAYELGAVASQLPLDAIGEAILDNCSRRSAA